In the genome of Choristoneura fumiferana chromosome 21, NRCan_CFum_1, whole genome shotgun sequence, the window NNNNNNNNNNNNNNNNNNNNNNNNNNNNNNNNNNNNNNNNNNNNNNNNNNNNNNNNNNNNNNNNNNNNNNNNNNNNNNNNNNNNNNNNNNNNNNNNNNNNNNNNNNNNNNNNNNNNNNNNNNNNNNNNNNNNNNNNNNNNNNNNNNNNNNNNNNNNNNNNNNNNNNNNNNNNNNNNNNNNNNNNNNNNNNNNNNNNTGTGAATCGCGCGGCTGACCGCGGATATGTCATTGTACAGATGAACAATTCgtgcaaatttttgaaaaaatggcGTTTTTGTGCGATCGCAAATTAGAGTTGAAAACTCTTATTATATGTTTTTCGATATAAATATTGAAGCTGCGAGTGTTGCAAAAGTAGTAAAGAACGATCTATATGAGTGGCATGAAAAATTAGCGCACCAAAACTTCGATTACGTCAGGAAAGTGTTgaagaaaaaataacattgaaacaaaacaaaccgcGTCTCAATGTGAAAGTTGTTTAAAGGGAAAATACACAGATTACCGTTTAAGAAGAGCGAAACTGTAAGCACCAGACGTGCGAAATAATACATGGGGACACGTGTGGGCCCATGGAGGAAGAAATCGATCGGCGGGTCGAGATATTTTGTCGTACTGAAGGATGACTATTCGAACTTCAGAACCGTGTATTTTGTGAAAGCTAAACACGAAATAAAGAGCTGTTTGGAGGATTTCTTTAAACAAGTCAGAAAATGTTACCGGAAACAGAGTGAAAACTTTTAGAACTGATAATGGATCAGAGTTTATAAACAAAGAAATGATGGAACTATGCTCGAGAAGGGGGATAGTACATCAAACCACCGTTATATATTCACCAGAACAGAACGGAAAATCGGAACGCGAAAACAGAACGCTTGTCGAAGCAGCCAGGACAATGCTACATGCTAAGAATTTACCCAAGAAATTGTGGGCTGAAGCAGTCAATACTGCTGCATTTGTCTTGAACAGAACAGGGAAAGGCAAAGAGGGAAAATCGCCATATGAAATATGGACTAATAAAACTTTTGACATACATCAGCTAAAGGCATTTGGTTCACCAGTGTATGTTCACATTCCGAAGGAGAAGAGAAGAAAGTGGGACCAGAAGGGTGAAAAAGGAATGATGGTTGGATATGGTGAAAATGTCAAAGGGTACAGAATATACTACCCAGAGAAGAATTGTGTTGATACAAAAAGAGATATAGTTTTCTTAACTCAAGAGGGAAATGAAGAGAGTGAGACAGTAAGTGAAGCAACTGTCACCTTGGACTTGAATAGCCAACCAGTACATGATATGTCAGAAACAGTGACAGAGGCTGAAGGTGAAGGGTCAAACATACTGAATGACACTCATGGGGAGTCTCAATTTAGACTCATGTTCAGGCGAAAGTGAGTATCAGACTGAATATGAACCCTCCGAGGGTGAATCATCAGAGGCAAATGAGCCACCAGTCCTTAATGAAAGAAGAAGCCAGCGGGTAAGAAAACAAACTTCATTTTACCAGTGTCACAATGTTGAAAGTGAGCAGAGCGAGCCTACCACATATAAGGAGGCTATGAAAAGAAGTGATGCAAGTAAGTGGTGTGAGGCGATTAATAGAGAACTGCAGACCTTAAAAGACAATAACACGTGGGACTTCTGTAGTGCACCGGTAAGTGAGGAAGTTTATTAGTAGCAAGTgggtatttaaattaaaaggcaatggtaacaatattaaatataaagccaGGCTAGTTGCAAGAGGGTTTGAGCAGAATAGTGATTttgatttgggtgaaatttatGCTCCTGTGGCAAAATTATCAACTTTTAGAGTCTTTGTAGCTATAGCAACTAAATTGAATTTACCCATTTATCAAATGGACGTTACTGGGGCATTTTTGTATGGAGATATTGATAGAGATGTGTATATTAGATTGCCAGAAGGGGCTTATTCTGGGGAGAACAACAttgttaagttaaaaaaatctttatatggATTAAAGAGTTCACCAAAGTGTTGGAACACTAAATTCAATTCTGTTATGACTAGAGAGGGCTTTATAAGGTCAAACTGTGattcatgtttatttaaaaggtgTAATGACAAAgataaaatgtatgttttactCTATGTTgacgatattttgatttttggtacaaatgagaaagaagttcaaaatttaaaggaatattgAGTAATGACTTTGAAATGAAGGATATGGGACTAATTTCAAACTTTCTAGGCATTCGTGTAAAGCAAAATTTAGAAACTAGAGTTACTGAACTAGATCAACAAGTTTACTTGGAAAATGTTCTCAAACGGTTTGATATGGAGAATTGCAAGGACATGTTAACTCCTATGGATCCTAActttaatgcaaaatatttacaaatagtaCTGCTCctatagataaaaatattgagaAGTTATGCAGGCAGATGATAGGGTCTTTAATGTATGCTGCATCAGGTACTAGACCTGATTTATGTTTTCCAGTATCCATGTTAAGTAGATACCAAACATGTGCAAATCATGAGTTGCTATCTGCATTAAAAAGGTGTTACGGTATGTAAAGCACAGTTTGAATTATAAATTAGTTATAAATGTGATGATATTGTTTTGCAAGGGTATTGTGATGCAGACTGGGGAGGTGATCTCAAGGACAGGAAGTCCACCTCAGGCTATATGTTTATGTTGTCAAACTGTTTAGTTTTGTGGTGCTCTAAGAAGCAAGCTTCTGTAAGTCTGTCTTCTACAGAATCAGAATATGTTCATTAAGCATGGCTGCTAGTGATGCATGTTGGcttataaatttattaagttattttaattgtgAAAAAGTTTGTCCAGTCAATATACTGTGTGACACCAATCAGCTATAATAAATGCTAAGACAGACACCATAAAGCGTTTGAAACATGTGGATATTCGATATCATTTTGTGAAAGAGCTGATTAAGggtaataaaattttgtgttaattatGTTGGCACTAATGACCAACCGGCAGACATGTTAACAAAGTCTTTAAGCAGAGAGTTGGTCTCTAAGCATTTAGATAAGTGTGGTATTATGAGACTACTAGATAATTAGTGGTTAGAAATTGATTAGAAGCTTTGAGTGTATAATGTTTGATCTGTGTCGGGGTtagaatatttgtatgaaaatacgaatgtttgttctcgggtcttgggtgtttactatgtatttaagtatgtatctatctataattatatttatccgttgcttattaCCCATACACAAGCTTGCTAAGCTTTTACTTGACTAGGTAaaatttggtgtgaattgtccccgtgatatttatttatttatttatcatgcagcactactactactaattaGTGTAAaattgttagattttttttgttgtttgtgttTACAATGTATTTGCATGAGAAGGGGGTGTTTAGAATAATAAATAGCAATGCAAATACTCTTTGCTTGTTTCTAGTTGTTGTGTCAGAGGTGCAGGCTTCTCTTTGCTTTACTCCAGCTTATGACCAGATTGGCGCCGGAGTGCATACACTATGGTCTTTAAATCCTATTTGATAGACATGTAGGTACGTTGCAAGAATAAAATCTTTCCTTTATTGTTTCAAaacattttcttatttaattaactttcagaaaaaggttgcctggatgGATAGCTCTGAATTGATAAGGTCATCTATttctcaccttgtaattttttctctgtgcgCCTATTTTCTGTGTCGCTtactattcatttatttatcttatggGATACCATAGCGTATCACTGCAAAACTGTGTaagaaatacaaattaaaacttaaattttaatgttgttttttcttaaaatactcCCTACTTTTCTCTGACAGCTTCTTGGGGTCATTTTCAATATTATGGTATATAAATAAagcataatatattataacatatttAAACCAAAACACAAATTTAGacgtaaaaattataaaacccCTGTTTTCCNNNNNNNNNNNNNNNNNNNNNNNNNNNNNNNNNNNNNNNNNNNNNNNNNNNNNNNNNNNNNNNNNNNNNNNNNNNNNNNNNNNNNNNNNNNNNNNNNNNNtattttatttgataattattattattaattctatAAAGGATTTAATGATTTGGTTGTCATGGGTTTAAAGCTTTGTGATTTGTCCCAAAAAAAAATCCCccaaagtttaataaaataggttttcatgaaaacataaaaaaaaatataatttcatatcctgtgagaatatcgggacaagaagtagcctatgtgttatccaGATCTTCTGACTTTCacaaatcaaatttcatctaaatccatactcacacacacatactttcgcatttgtaatattagaaGGATTTAGGTCTCTTCAAGGTCAGAGTGAATAGGCTGCTACTAAATCAGTGAGTTACATCTTTGGCCTTATCTGTACTTAGAGACATCAGGTGAGATTATAAAACAATCgctgattttttaattaaaagaattACGAACTTTTACAGTTGATTCCAAGATCAATCACACCAGGTAACCTTCTATTTTGATTCAGCCATTAGCCTTTTAGAACCGGTAGTATTAACCTTCAGTTAGTTTCGCTGAAGGTTATTATTTCCTTACCTTGTCGGGCTCAGTTCTCTAACAACATCAAGCAAAGGCTGTCATATTTCCGCAATAATGAGACTACGCGACGAGTTCTCACCATGTGAGACAGACACACGTTTGGATGGTAAAGTGGCTATCGTAACCGGCGCCACTACAGGCACTGGGCTAGAAACAGCCAAGAACTTGGCCAACGAGGTGCAAGGTAATCATAGCCAGCAGAAACCTCGCTAAACTAGAAGACGCTAGAAAACACGATCATAAAAGCAGCAGGCCACGACAACGTTGTTGCAAGGACCATGGATTTTGAGTCGTTGGCATCCGTGAGAAGTTTCGTGCATGAGACCTTGATGCTTGAGCCCAGGTTGGATATACTTATCAACAACATCGGTGCGATTGGCTTGGAAGACAGATTGACAGAAGACGGGCTTCAAACAATGATGCAAGTGAACTATTTCGGATCATTTCTACTGACATTCTTGCTTTTCCCGTTCATGAAAGCCTCCGCCCCCAGTAGAGTTGTGAATGTGTCATCTTTAGCGTTGATTCTGGGATTCATAGACTTCGATCACATGAATGACGTCGGAAGATTCACCAACTTTCAGTATTACTGTAACGCGAAATTGGCTGATGTCTTGTTTACTGTGGAAATGGATAGACGTGTCAGAGGAAGCGGGGTGAATGTATACAGCATGGACCCGGGTTTCGTAAAGTCCGAGTTTTTCAGAAATCTGAAGAACGAGGATCTTAAGAAGCTGTTGAATGCGGGGCTGCAGTTGATTGGTAGCCCTTTGGATAGGGTTGCTACGATGCCCGTGTTTCTGGCTGTGGACCCTCGCGTGGAGAATGAGAGTGGAAAGCATTTCCGGGAATGTAAGGAGTTTTACAGCACATGGTTTGCTAATGACACTGCGTTGACAAGTAGCCTCTGGGAAGAAAGCAAGAGCCTCGTGGGGATCACACCCGAAGAGGATTGGGAAATATAATTAAGAACAGTTATCATTGGCTCAAGAATTCTGGTTCACGATGTACATTGCACAGAAAAACGTAACATTAAATTCTTAAGCCGCAtccacatttatctgtcgtattgtgtcgtgacgcatcagaacggtatcggtttctaACATTACATTTTATATGATTGCGTTAACATTTTATCtaatgcagtgtgttgtgacggcttgtgttttGTCGCATAAAAGCTATAAAGatatatagagagagagagagagagagagagagcgagagagagcatcacaacacatcacgacagataaatgtgaacgcggCTTTATACGGGGCcttttgtaaaaataagttgtttaattaaaattgtggaAATGAACTATATGCTGACTATATgctggaaacacgaacagcgcctctagcggaacgtttgcgatgttcgtgtttccatacaaattgagattttacgcgaacgcgatcgagacgtattttgtaaccgaaacattacactaggggtactgggcctaaaacgcgtcagcgtagtatggtggtggtggtgatagttaggttcatgtgatttgtgtgtgttcttacattgtgaaggtggaggaactgcatgaacacatttcttgcatagacTTAGCAATCATAAGCTCGCGGGTGatcaaagtaattatttttagttcttttatttttctcagAATTACAAGTTTTCAGGGTTATTATGAGTTATGTGCAAcataaagtaagtacctaagtcgTCGAGCGCTAATGATGATTGTGTAAAATAACACTTGCATGCTAATTTAATTCTATGCTGTTTCTGctgtacgagtaggtaggtattacctAGGAATCAAGGAAAAGTGATCCTTGTTCCATTATATGTACGCAGAGATTGTGCATTGTGGCCAATAATGTATCAAAACGAttgtttttaactcccgacgcaaaaagaggggtgttataagtttgaccgctatgtgtgtctgtctgtgtgtttgtctgtggcaccgtagcgcttaaacgggtggaccgatttgaatgcggttttttaaattttcaaaccaggttttctagcgatggttcttagacatgtttcatcaaaatcggtttagccgtttcaagatcatcagctcttttgttcgctgcggtaggaagcTTAGACGCATAgcgggtatttactttacttccaaacatatttgaGACCTAAActttgaaacacccatatatgctatataactatgcgaGATTATGGAAtgctcggcctgatgctgcagccagaacactagtagataatctcttgataaaaccatagcagatatatcgtgtttagATTCGTTTCGAttagtatttgattctacatacaatgcagtggtggaaacacgacgagctgatgctacaacCAAGATATcgagcacaccagtatactcttgaaaaaataatagcagatatgtcgtgttttattccttttgatcagtatttgattctacatacaatgcaatggtggtaacaagatgagctgatgctgcagccaagatatccaacacactagtacactttaaaaaaaaaatatcagtttaaaaaacatgaaataaaaacttaaatttaaaatttaaaaacccccgacataaaaaacgccagcaaaaataaaaataaaaacgcccgaaaaataACGCTGctaaaaagacaattaaaaagtaaaaataattatgcactacctactgttgcccgcgacttcatctgcgaagaattcgtttatccctatcccgcggggactatgctgatttcccgcaaaataaGCCTAAGTTAttttagtataagtatctagtcatattttttatctaagcatcgtcggtgtcgggggaccgctaaggttcatactttaaaaaattcaacatatgtactttagtttcctgttcaCCTTGTGGGCGTGTGggtgacgtgagttatccgggtcaatatatttaatataatatcaatGTTTCCACGGTTGAAAGGCTAATTCATCATCTAAGTtacattttttgctaaatacTTGAAACAACTCAAACGACAGAGAAAAATACACTGACTCCGAAcatgtacagtcagccaaataagtgggtctatcaattttgaaacaagcTCATGTATGTTTTAtggcataaaacaataatgccaattgcgacatattcatttgacaggaacttgtttaaaaattgatagaccacttatttggctgaccgtACAAGTtcggaatcagcgaatttttctctGTCGTTTGTCTATGACATActaacgattatcagctttagggtggatAAGTAATTTAGCCCccaaagtttaataaaataggtTTTcctgaaaacataaaaaaggttTATAATTTCATATCCTgtgagaatatcgggacaagaagtagcctatatgttttTCCAGATCTTCTGACTTtcacaaaccaaatttcatccaaatccacccccccccccccccaccacacacacacacacatcaggTGAGATTATAAAACAATCGCAAAAAGATTTACAGTTCATTACCAAGATCAACCACACcagataacttttaattttgattcaGCCATTAGCCTTTTAGAACCGGTAGTATTTACCTTCAGGTACTTTCGCTTCGCTGAAGGTTATTATTTCCTTACCTTGTCGGGCTCAGTTCTCTAGCAACATCAAGCAAAGGCTGTCATATTTCCGCAATAATGAGACTACGCGACGAGTTCTCACCATGTGAGACAGACACACGTTTGGATGGCAAAGTGGCTATCGTGACAGGCGCCACTTCAGGCACTGGGCTAGAAACAGCCAAGAACTTGGCTAAACGAGGTGCCAAGGTAATCATAGCCAGCAGAAACCCCGCTAAACTAGAAGACGCTAGAAACACGATCATAAAAGCAGCAGGCCACGACAACGTTGTTGCAAGGACCATGGATTTCGAGTCGTTGGCATCCGTGAGAAGTTTCGTGCATGAGACCTTGATGCTCGAGCCCAGGTTGGATATACTTATCAACAACATCGGTGCGATTGGCTTGGAAGACAGATTGACAGAAGACGGGCTTCAAACAATGATGCAAGTGAACTATTTCGGATCATTTCTACTGACATTCTTGCTTTTCCCGTTCATGAAAGCCTCCGCCCCCAGTAGAGTTGTGAATGTGTCATCTTTAGCGTTGATTCTGGGATTCATAGACTTCGAGCACATGAATGACGTCGGAAGATTCACCAACTTTCAGTATTACTGTAACGCGAAATTGGCTGATGTCTTGTTTACTGTGGAAATGG includes:
- the LOC141439703 gene encoding retinol dehydrogenase 13-like, whose amino-acid sequence is MRLRDEFSPCETDTRLDGKVAIVTGATSGTGLETAKNLAKRGAKVIIASRNPAKLEDARNTIIKAAGHDNVVARTMDFESLASVRSFVHETLMLEPRLDILINNIGAIGLEDRLTEDGLQTMMQVNYFGSFLLTFLLFPFMKASAPSRVVNVSSLALILGFIDFEHMNDVGRFTNFQYYCNAKLADVLFTVEMDRRVRGSGVNVYSMDPGFVKSEFFRNLKNEDLKKLLNAGLQLIGSPLDRVATMPVFLAVDPRVENESGKHFRECKEFYSTWFANDTALTSSLWEESKRLVGITPEEDWEI